The Struthio camelus isolate bStrCam1 chromosome 5, bStrCam1.hap1, whole genome shotgun sequence genome has a segment encoding these proteins:
- the TMEM260 gene encoding protein O-mannosyl-transferase TMEM260 isoform X2 → MGAGAGAGAAGAAGAGALGAAVAALYAATLLPALPGGDAGELITAAYELGVAHPPGYPLFTLLAKLVIGLLPFGSVAYRVNLLCGLLGAAAASLLFYTVFRLSGSYAGGILAAGVFSFSRLTWQWSIAAEVFSLNNLFVGLLMALTAHFEEASTAKERSKISKIGAFCCGLSLCNQHTIVLYVVCVVPWVLFRLFRKMELSLGHLLKLGLCFLAGLLPYLYLPASSYLNRARWTWGDQTTFQGFLTHFLREEYGTFNLAKSETGSSMREILVFQLTQMKSELSLAVLTLALVACLSAALPTTQQKLPVIWLFTGMLCVYSLFFAWRANLDITKPLFLGVVERFWMQSNAAVAVLAGLGLAWLISVGNTVLENSRALPCLEWLSAIALVTCQVCANYSACDQSSNHVIDNFARNLLSSMPMGAVILLRGDLPGNALRYIHYCEGMRPDITLVDQEMMTYEWYLPKLAKHLPGIYFPGNRWNPVEGVLPDGTLAFNLHRFLKVNKHKEVFVCIGLHEGDSTWRKSYLLWPWGTCEKLVPSEVVFDPGEWIRLTRSLYNWTEDYGRFKPSSWEAVANEEMWQARMKTAFFIFDLAETASVTAEIKSQLYTFAYASYKEIINSHPKHPVNWHKNYAIACERMLRLHRVDVDPEALLSETIKHFLLYTEKAEDDPQRQDILQAVKHLKKELQVLRKMKKKDLKQQAV, encoded by the exons ATGGGCGCgggggccggtgccggtgccgccggtgCCGCCGGTGCCGGGGCGCTCGGCGCGGCCGTGGCGGCCCTGTACGCGGCCACGCTGCTGCCCGCCCTGCCCGGCGGGGACGCGG GGGAGCTGATCACAGCCGCATATGAGCTTGGA GTCGCCCACCCTCCCGGCTACCCTTTGTTCACGCTGCTGGCCAAACTGGTGATTGGGCTGTTGCCCTTCGGGTCCGTTGCGTACCGAGTAAATCTGCTCTGCGGCTTGTTGGGAGCAGCTGCAGCGTCTTTGCTTTTTTACACAGTTTTCAG gctttctggctcatATGCTGGAGGAATCCTTGCTGCGGGGGTGTTTTCATTTTCTCGTCTAACATGGCAGTGGTCCATCGCAGCAGAGGTTTTTAGCTTAAACAATCTGTTTGTGGGGCTGCTTATGGCTCTCACCGCACATTTTGAGGAGGCATCCACTGCGAAAGAGAGATCAAAG aTCTCCAAAATTGGTGCcttttgctgtgggctcagtTTGTGCAATCAGCACACGATAGTGCTTTATGTTGTTTGCGTTGTGCCTTGGGTTCTCTTTCGGCTTTTCAGAAAGATG GAATTGTCCCTAGGCCATTTGCTGAAGTTGGGTTTATGCTTCTTGGCTGGTTTGCTGCCTTATCTCTATCTGCCGGCTTCGTCCTACCTCAACCGAGCCCGTTGGACGTGGGGAGACCAGACGACTTTTCAAGGATTTTTGACCCACTTTCTCAGGGAAGAATATGGGACGTTCAATCTG GCCAAATCAGAGACAGGATCCAGTATGAGAGAGATATTGGT TTTCCAGCTGACGCAGATGAAGTCTGAGCTCTCCCTTGCTGTCCTCACCCTGGCGCTCGTGGCCTGTTTAAGTGCAGCCCTGCC GACAACGCAGCAGAAATTGCCCGTGATTTGGCTCTTCACTGGAATGCTCTGTGTTTATTCACTGTTCTTTGCTTGGAGGGCAAATTTGGATATTACAAAACCTCTGTTTCTGGGTGTG GTGGAACGATTCTGGATGCAGAGCAACGCAGCAGTCGCTGTGCTAGCGGGTCTGGGACTAGCCTGGCTTATCTCTGTCGGAAACACCGTGCTGGAGAACAGCCGGGCGCTGCCGTGTCTGGAGTGGCTTTCTGCTATCGCTCTTGTTACTTGTCAAGTCTGTGCCAATTACAG TGCTTGTGATCAAAGCAGCAATCATGTTATTGATAACTTTGCAAGAAATCTGCTGTCCTCGATGCCGATGGGTGCAGTGATCTTGCTAAGAGGAGACTTACCTGGGAATGCTCTTCGTTACATTCATTATTGCGAAGGGATGAGGCCAGATATCACATTAGTGGACCAGGAG ATGATGACTTATGAGTGGTATTTACCCAAGCTGGCAAAGCATTTACCTGGCATTTATTTTCCTGGGAACCGGTGGAATCCTGTGGAAGGAGTATTACCTGATGGGACACTTGCTTTTAATCTCCATCGTTTCCTCAAAGTAAATAAACA TAAGGAAGTGTTTGTCTGCATAGGTCTTCATGAAGGGGACTCAACGTGGAGAAAGAGCTATTTGCTTTGGCCATGGGGTACTTGTGAAAAGTTGGTTCCTTCTGAAGTTGTCTTTGACCCAGGAGAGTGGATTCGTCTTACAAGAAGTCTCTATAACTGGACTGAAGACTATGGAAG GTTCAAGCCCTCTTCCTGGGAAGCTGTCGCGAATGAGGAGATGTGGCAAGCCAG gATGAAAACAGCTTTCTTTATATTTGACCTTGCAGAAACTGCCAGTgtgactgcagaaataaaatcacAACTTTACACATTTGCGTACGCT TCATACAAAGAAATTATCAACTCTCATCCAAAGCATCCTGTGAACTGGCACAAAAACTATGCAATAGCTTGTGAAAGGATGCTGCGTCTCCACCGGGTGGATGTGGATCCTGAAGCATTGCTCTCTGAAACTATTAAACATTTCCTTCTGTACACTGAGAAAGCAGAGGACGATCCCCAGCGACAAGATATTCTGCAGGCTGTAAAACACCTGAAGAAAGAACTGCAGGTGctgaggaaaatgaagaaaaaagatctgAAGCAGCAAGCTGTATAG
- the TMEM260 gene encoding protein O-mannosyl-transferase TMEM260 isoform X5 encodes MSLELSGSYAGGILAAGVFSFSRLTWQWSIAAEVFSLNNLFVGLLMALTAHFEEASTAKERSKISKIGAFCCGLSLCNQHTIVLYVVCVVPWVLFRLFRKMELSLGHLLKLGLCFLAGLLPYLYLPASSYLNRARWTWGDQTTFQGFLTHFLREEYGTFNLAKSETGSSMREILVFQLTQMKSELSLAVLTLALVACLSAALPTTQQKLPVIWLFTGMLCVYSLFFAWRANLDITKPLFLGVVERFWMQSNAAVAVLAGLGLAWLISVGNTVLENSRALPCLEWLSAIALVTCQVCANYSACDQSSNHVIDNFARNLLSSMPMGAVILLRGDLPGNALRYIHYCEGMRPDITLVDQEMMTYEWYLPKLAKHLPGIYFPGNRWNPVEGVLPDGTLAFNLHRFLKVNKHKEVFVCIGLHEGDSTWRKSYLLWPWGTCEKLVPSEVVFDPGEWIRLTRSLYNWTEDYGRFKPSSWEAVANEEMWQARMKTAFFIFDLAETASVTAEIKSQLYTFAYASYKEIINSHPKHPVNWHKNYAIACERMLRLHRVDVDPEALLSETIKHFLLYTEKAEDDPQRQDILQAVKHLKKELQVLRKMKKKDLKQQAV; translated from the exons ATGAGCTTGGA gctttctggctcatATGCTGGAGGAATCCTTGCTGCGGGGGTGTTTTCATTTTCTCGTCTAACATGGCAGTGGTCCATCGCAGCAGAGGTTTTTAGCTTAAACAATCTGTTTGTGGGGCTGCTTATGGCTCTCACCGCACATTTTGAGGAGGCATCCACTGCGAAAGAGAGATCAAAG aTCTCCAAAATTGGTGCcttttgctgtgggctcagtTTGTGCAATCAGCACACGATAGTGCTTTATGTTGTTTGCGTTGTGCCTTGGGTTCTCTTTCGGCTTTTCAGAAAGATG GAATTGTCCCTAGGCCATTTGCTGAAGTTGGGTTTATGCTTCTTGGCTGGTTTGCTGCCTTATCTCTATCTGCCGGCTTCGTCCTACCTCAACCGAGCCCGTTGGACGTGGGGAGACCAGACGACTTTTCAAGGATTTTTGACCCACTTTCTCAGGGAAGAATATGGGACGTTCAATCTG GCCAAATCAGAGACAGGATCCAGTATGAGAGAGATATTGGT TTTCCAGCTGACGCAGATGAAGTCTGAGCTCTCCCTTGCTGTCCTCACCCTGGCGCTCGTGGCCTGTTTAAGTGCAGCCCTGCC GACAACGCAGCAGAAATTGCCCGTGATTTGGCTCTTCACTGGAATGCTCTGTGTTTATTCACTGTTCTTTGCTTGGAGGGCAAATTTGGATATTACAAAACCTCTGTTTCTGGGTGTG GTGGAACGATTCTGGATGCAGAGCAACGCAGCAGTCGCTGTGCTAGCGGGTCTGGGACTAGCCTGGCTTATCTCTGTCGGAAACACCGTGCTGGAGAACAGCCGGGCGCTGCCGTGTCTGGAGTGGCTTTCTGCTATCGCTCTTGTTACTTGTCAAGTCTGTGCCAATTACAG TGCTTGTGATCAAAGCAGCAATCATGTTATTGATAACTTTGCAAGAAATCTGCTGTCCTCGATGCCGATGGGTGCAGTGATCTTGCTAAGAGGAGACTTACCTGGGAATGCTCTTCGTTACATTCATTATTGCGAAGGGATGAGGCCAGATATCACATTAGTGGACCAGGAG ATGATGACTTATGAGTGGTATTTACCCAAGCTGGCAAAGCATTTACCTGGCATTTATTTTCCTGGGAACCGGTGGAATCCTGTGGAAGGAGTATTACCTGATGGGACACTTGCTTTTAATCTCCATCGTTTCCTCAAAGTAAATAAACA TAAGGAAGTGTTTGTCTGCATAGGTCTTCATGAAGGGGACTCAACGTGGAGAAAGAGCTATTTGCTTTGGCCATGGGGTACTTGTGAAAAGTTGGTTCCTTCTGAAGTTGTCTTTGACCCAGGAGAGTGGATTCGTCTTACAAGAAGTCTCTATAACTGGACTGAAGACTATGGAAG GTTCAAGCCCTCTTCCTGGGAAGCTGTCGCGAATGAGGAGATGTGGCAAGCCAG gATGAAAACAGCTTTCTTTATATTTGACCTTGCAGAAACTGCCAGTgtgactgcagaaataaaatcacAACTTTACACATTTGCGTACGCT TCATACAAAGAAATTATCAACTCTCATCCAAAGCATCCTGTGAACTGGCACAAAAACTATGCAATAGCTTGTGAAAGGATGCTGCGTCTCCACCGGGTGGATGTGGATCCTGAAGCATTGCTCTCTGAAACTATTAAACATTTCCTTCTGTACACTGAGAAAGCAGAGGACGATCCCCAGCGACAAGATATTCTGCAGGCTGTAAAACACCTGAAGAAAGAACTGCAGGTGctgaggaaaatgaagaaaaaagatctgAAGCAGCAAGCTGTATAG
- the TMEM260 gene encoding protein O-mannosyl-transferase TMEM260 isoform X1, whose product MFQTSAPNLAGLCLKTPQVIFSHEKYIEINFGQNVDAVFFLGELITAAYELGVAHPPGYPLFTLLAKLVIGLLPFGSVAYRVNLLCGLLGAAAASLLFYTVFRLSGSYAGGILAAGVFSFSRLTWQWSIAAEVFSLNNLFVGLLMALTAHFEEASTAKERSKISKIGAFCCGLSLCNQHTIVLYVVCVVPWVLFRLFRKMELSLGHLLKLGLCFLAGLLPYLYLPASSYLNRARWTWGDQTTFQGFLTHFLREEYGTFNLAKSETGSSMREILVFQLTQMKSELSLAVLTLALVACLSAALPTTQQKLPVIWLFTGMLCVYSLFFAWRANLDITKPLFLGVVERFWMQSNAAVAVLAGLGLAWLISVGNTVLENSRALPCLEWLSAIALVTCQVCANYSACDQSSNHVIDNFARNLLSSMPMGAVILLRGDLPGNALRYIHYCEGMRPDITLVDQEMMTYEWYLPKLAKHLPGIYFPGNRWNPVEGVLPDGTLAFNLHRFLKVNKHKEVFVCIGLHEGDSTWRKSYLLWPWGTCEKLVPSEVVFDPGEWIRLTRSLYNWTEDYGRFKPSSWEAVANEEMWQARMKTAFFIFDLAETASVTAEIKSQLYTFAYASYKEIINSHPKHPVNWHKNYAIACERMLRLHRVDVDPEALLSETIKHFLLYTEKAEDDPQRQDILQAVKHLKKELQVLRKMKKKDLKQQAV is encoded by the exons ATGTTTCAGACCTCAGCTCCCAACCTTGCCGG CCTGTGTCTGAAGACACCCCAGGTCATTTTTTCTCACGAGAAGTATATTGAAATCAATTTTGGACAAAACGTTGATGCTGTGTTCTTCCTAG GGGAGCTGATCACAGCCGCATATGAGCTTGGA GTCGCCCACCCTCCCGGCTACCCTTTGTTCACGCTGCTGGCCAAACTGGTGATTGGGCTGTTGCCCTTCGGGTCCGTTGCGTACCGAGTAAATCTGCTCTGCGGCTTGTTGGGAGCAGCTGCAGCGTCTTTGCTTTTTTACACAGTTTTCAG gctttctggctcatATGCTGGAGGAATCCTTGCTGCGGGGGTGTTTTCATTTTCTCGTCTAACATGGCAGTGGTCCATCGCAGCAGAGGTTTTTAGCTTAAACAATCTGTTTGTGGGGCTGCTTATGGCTCTCACCGCACATTTTGAGGAGGCATCCACTGCGAAAGAGAGATCAAAG aTCTCCAAAATTGGTGCcttttgctgtgggctcagtTTGTGCAATCAGCACACGATAGTGCTTTATGTTGTTTGCGTTGTGCCTTGGGTTCTCTTTCGGCTTTTCAGAAAGATG GAATTGTCCCTAGGCCATTTGCTGAAGTTGGGTTTATGCTTCTTGGCTGGTTTGCTGCCTTATCTCTATCTGCCGGCTTCGTCCTACCTCAACCGAGCCCGTTGGACGTGGGGAGACCAGACGACTTTTCAAGGATTTTTGACCCACTTTCTCAGGGAAGAATATGGGACGTTCAATCTG GCCAAATCAGAGACAGGATCCAGTATGAGAGAGATATTGGT TTTCCAGCTGACGCAGATGAAGTCTGAGCTCTCCCTTGCTGTCCTCACCCTGGCGCTCGTGGCCTGTTTAAGTGCAGCCCTGCC GACAACGCAGCAGAAATTGCCCGTGATTTGGCTCTTCACTGGAATGCTCTGTGTTTATTCACTGTTCTTTGCTTGGAGGGCAAATTTGGATATTACAAAACCTCTGTTTCTGGGTGTG GTGGAACGATTCTGGATGCAGAGCAACGCAGCAGTCGCTGTGCTAGCGGGTCTGGGACTAGCCTGGCTTATCTCTGTCGGAAACACCGTGCTGGAGAACAGCCGGGCGCTGCCGTGTCTGGAGTGGCTTTCTGCTATCGCTCTTGTTACTTGTCAAGTCTGTGCCAATTACAG TGCTTGTGATCAAAGCAGCAATCATGTTATTGATAACTTTGCAAGAAATCTGCTGTCCTCGATGCCGATGGGTGCAGTGATCTTGCTAAGAGGAGACTTACCTGGGAATGCTCTTCGTTACATTCATTATTGCGAAGGGATGAGGCCAGATATCACATTAGTGGACCAGGAG ATGATGACTTATGAGTGGTATTTACCCAAGCTGGCAAAGCATTTACCTGGCATTTATTTTCCTGGGAACCGGTGGAATCCTGTGGAAGGAGTATTACCTGATGGGACACTTGCTTTTAATCTCCATCGTTTCCTCAAAGTAAATAAACA TAAGGAAGTGTTTGTCTGCATAGGTCTTCATGAAGGGGACTCAACGTGGAGAAAGAGCTATTTGCTTTGGCCATGGGGTACTTGTGAAAAGTTGGTTCCTTCTGAAGTTGTCTTTGACCCAGGAGAGTGGATTCGTCTTACAAGAAGTCTCTATAACTGGACTGAAGACTATGGAAG GTTCAAGCCCTCTTCCTGGGAAGCTGTCGCGAATGAGGAGATGTGGCAAGCCAG gATGAAAACAGCTTTCTTTATATTTGACCTTGCAGAAACTGCCAGTgtgactgcagaaataaaatcacAACTTTACACATTTGCGTACGCT TCATACAAAGAAATTATCAACTCTCATCCAAAGCATCCTGTGAACTGGCACAAAAACTATGCAATAGCTTGTGAAAGGATGCTGCGTCTCCACCGGGTGGATGTGGATCCTGAAGCATTGCTCTCTGAAACTATTAAACATTTCCTTCTGTACACTGAGAAAGCAGAGGACGATCCCCAGCGACAAGATATTCTGCAGGCTGTAAAACACCTGAAGAAAGAACTGCAGGTGctgaggaaaatgaagaaaaaagatctgAAGCAGCAAGCTGTATAG
- the TMEM260 gene encoding protein O-mannosyl-transferase TMEM260 isoform X4, with amino-acid sequence MRWPMGELITAAYELGVAHPPGYPLFTLLAKLVIGLLPFGSVAYRVNLLCGLLGAAAASLLFYTVFRLSGSYAGGILAAGVFSFSRLTWQWSIAAEVFSLNNLFVGLLMALTAHFEEASTAKERSKISKIGAFCCGLSLCNQHTIVLYVVCVVPWVLFRLFRKMELSLGHLLKLGLCFLAGLLPYLYLPASSYLNRARWTWGDQTTFQGFLTHFLREEYGTFNLAKSETGSSMREILVFQLTQMKSELSLAVLTLALVACLSAALPTTQQKLPVIWLFTGMLCVYSLFFAWRANLDITKPLFLGVVERFWMQSNAAVAVLAGLGLAWLISVGNTVLENSRALPCLEWLSAIALVTCQVCANYSACDQSSNHVIDNFARNLLSSMPMGAVILLRGDLPGNALRYIHYCEGMRPDITLVDQEMMTYEWYLPKLAKHLPGIYFPGNRWNPVEGVLPDGTLAFNLHRFLKVNKHKEVFVCIGLHEGDSTWRKSYLLWPWGTCEKLVPSEVVFDPGEWIRLTRSLYNWTEDYGRFKPSSWEAVANEEMWQARMKTAFFIFDLAETASVTAEIKSQLYTFAYASYKEIINSHPKHPVNWHKNYAIACERMLRLHRVDVDPEALLSETIKHFLLYTEKAEDDPQRQDILQAVKHLKKELQVLRKMKKKDLKQQAV; translated from the exons ATGCGTTGGCCTATGG GGGAGCTGATCACAGCCGCATATGAGCTTGGA GTCGCCCACCCTCCCGGCTACCCTTTGTTCACGCTGCTGGCCAAACTGGTGATTGGGCTGTTGCCCTTCGGGTCCGTTGCGTACCGAGTAAATCTGCTCTGCGGCTTGTTGGGAGCAGCTGCAGCGTCTTTGCTTTTTTACACAGTTTTCAG gctttctggctcatATGCTGGAGGAATCCTTGCTGCGGGGGTGTTTTCATTTTCTCGTCTAACATGGCAGTGGTCCATCGCAGCAGAGGTTTTTAGCTTAAACAATCTGTTTGTGGGGCTGCTTATGGCTCTCACCGCACATTTTGAGGAGGCATCCACTGCGAAAGAGAGATCAAAG aTCTCCAAAATTGGTGCcttttgctgtgggctcagtTTGTGCAATCAGCACACGATAGTGCTTTATGTTGTTTGCGTTGTGCCTTGGGTTCTCTTTCGGCTTTTCAGAAAGATG GAATTGTCCCTAGGCCATTTGCTGAAGTTGGGTTTATGCTTCTTGGCTGGTTTGCTGCCTTATCTCTATCTGCCGGCTTCGTCCTACCTCAACCGAGCCCGTTGGACGTGGGGAGACCAGACGACTTTTCAAGGATTTTTGACCCACTTTCTCAGGGAAGAATATGGGACGTTCAATCTG GCCAAATCAGAGACAGGATCCAGTATGAGAGAGATATTGGT TTTCCAGCTGACGCAGATGAAGTCTGAGCTCTCCCTTGCTGTCCTCACCCTGGCGCTCGTGGCCTGTTTAAGTGCAGCCCTGCC GACAACGCAGCAGAAATTGCCCGTGATTTGGCTCTTCACTGGAATGCTCTGTGTTTATTCACTGTTCTTTGCTTGGAGGGCAAATTTGGATATTACAAAACCTCTGTTTCTGGGTGTG GTGGAACGATTCTGGATGCAGAGCAACGCAGCAGTCGCTGTGCTAGCGGGTCTGGGACTAGCCTGGCTTATCTCTGTCGGAAACACCGTGCTGGAGAACAGCCGGGCGCTGCCGTGTCTGGAGTGGCTTTCTGCTATCGCTCTTGTTACTTGTCAAGTCTGTGCCAATTACAG TGCTTGTGATCAAAGCAGCAATCATGTTATTGATAACTTTGCAAGAAATCTGCTGTCCTCGATGCCGATGGGTGCAGTGATCTTGCTAAGAGGAGACTTACCTGGGAATGCTCTTCGTTACATTCATTATTGCGAAGGGATGAGGCCAGATATCACATTAGTGGACCAGGAG ATGATGACTTATGAGTGGTATTTACCCAAGCTGGCAAAGCATTTACCTGGCATTTATTTTCCTGGGAACCGGTGGAATCCTGTGGAAGGAGTATTACCTGATGGGACACTTGCTTTTAATCTCCATCGTTTCCTCAAAGTAAATAAACA TAAGGAAGTGTTTGTCTGCATAGGTCTTCATGAAGGGGACTCAACGTGGAGAAAGAGCTATTTGCTTTGGCCATGGGGTACTTGTGAAAAGTTGGTTCCTTCTGAAGTTGTCTTTGACCCAGGAGAGTGGATTCGTCTTACAAGAAGTCTCTATAACTGGACTGAAGACTATGGAAG GTTCAAGCCCTCTTCCTGGGAAGCTGTCGCGAATGAGGAGATGTGGCAAGCCAG gATGAAAACAGCTTTCTTTATATTTGACCTTGCAGAAACTGCCAGTgtgactgcagaaataaaatcacAACTTTACACATTTGCGTACGCT TCATACAAAGAAATTATCAACTCTCATCCAAAGCATCCTGTGAACTGGCACAAAAACTATGCAATAGCTTGTGAAAGGATGCTGCGTCTCCACCGGGTGGATGTGGATCCTGAAGCATTGCTCTCTGAAACTATTAAACATTTCCTTCTGTACACTGAGAAAGCAGAGGACGATCCCCAGCGACAAGATATTCTGCAGGCTGTAAAACACCTGAAGAAAGAACTGCAGGTGctgaggaaaatgaagaaaaaagatctgAAGCAGCAAGCTGTATAG
- the TMEM260 gene encoding protein O-mannosyl-transferase TMEM260 isoform X3, producing MSRLGMDTFPVASASSVNLAIGELITAAYELGVAHPPGYPLFTLLAKLVIGLLPFGSVAYRVNLLCGLLGAAAASLLFYTVFRLSGSYAGGILAAGVFSFSRLTWQWSIAAEVFSLNNLFVGLLMALTAHFEEASTAKERSKISKIGAFCCGLSLCNQHTIVLYVVCVVPWVLFRLFRKMELSLGHLLKLGLCFLAGLLPYLYLPASSYLNRARWTWGDQTTFQGFLTHFLREEYGTFNLAKSETGSSMREILVFQLTQMKSELSLAVLTLALVACLSAALPTTQQKLPVIWLFTGMLCVYSLFFAWRANLDITKPLFLGVVERFWMQSNAAVAVLAGLGLAWLISVGNTVLENSRALPCLEWLSAIALVTCQVCANYSACDQSSNHVIDNFARNLLSSMPMGAVILLRGDLPGNALRYIHYCEGMRPDITLVDQEMMTYEWYLPKLAKHLPGIYFPGNRWNPVEGVLPDGTLAFNLHRFLKVNKHKEVFVCIGLHEGDSTWRKSYLLWPWGTCEKLVPSEVVFDPGEWIRLTRSLYNWTEDYGRFKPSSWEAVANEEMWQARMKTAFFIFDLAETASVTAEIKSQLYTFAYASYKEIINSHPKHPVNWHKNYAIACERMLRLHRVDVDPEALLSETIKHFLLYTEKAEDDPQRQDILQAVKHLKKELQVLRKMKKKDLKQQAV from the exons ATGAGCAGACTTGGGATGGACACATTTCCCGTTGCGTCAGCTTCTTCTGTCAATCTTGCAATAG GGGAGCTGATCACAGCCGCATATGAGCTTGGA GTCGCCCACCCTCCCGGCTACCCTTTGTTCACGCTGCTGGCCAAACTGGTGATTGGGCTGTTGCCCTTCGGGTCCGTTGCGTACCGAGTAAATCTGCTCTGCGGCTTGTTGGGAGCAGCTGCAGCGTCTTTGCTTTTTTACACAGTTTTCAG gctttctggctcatATGCTGGAGGAATCCTTGCTGCGGGGGTGTTTTCATTTTCTCGTCTAACATGGCAGTGGTCCATCGCAGCAGAGGTTTTTAGCTTAAACAATCTGTTTGTGGGGCTGCTTATGGCTCTCACCGCACATTTTGAGGAGGCATCCACTGCGAAAGAGAGATCAAAG aTCTCCAAAATTGGTGCcttttgctgtgggctcagtTTGTGCAATCAGCACACGATAGTGCTTTATGTTGTTTGCGTTGTGCCTTGGGTTCTCTTTCGGCTTTTCAGAAAGATG GAATTGTCCCTAGGCCATTTGCTGAAGTTGGGTTTATGCTTCTTGGCTGGTTTGCTGCCTTATCTCTATCTGCCGGCTTCGTCCTACCTCAACCGAGCCCGTTGGACGTGGGGAGACCAGACGACTTTTCAAGGATTTTTGACCCACTTTCTCAGGGAAGAATATGGGACGTTCAATCTG GCCAAATCAGAGACAGGATCCAGTATGAGAGAGATATTGGT TTTCCAGCTGACGCAGATGAAGTCTGAGCTCTCCCTTGCTGTCCTCACCCTGGCGCTCGTGGCCTGTTTAAGTGCAGCCCTGCC GACAACGCAGCAGAAATTGCCCGTGATTTGGCTCTTCACTGGAATGCTCTGTGTTTATTCACTGTTCTTTGCTTGGAGGGCAAATTTGGATATTACAAAACCTCTGTTTCTGGGTGTG GTGGAACGATTCTGGATGCAGAGCAACGCAGCAGTCGCTGTGCTAGCGGGTCTGGGACTAGCCTGGCTTATCTCTGTCGGAAACACCGTGCTGGAGAACAGCCGGGCGCTGCCGTGTCTGGAGTGGCTTTCTGCTATCGCTCTTGTTACTTGTCAAGTCTGTGCCAATTACAG TGCTTGTGATCAAAGCAGCAATCATGTTATTGATAACTTTGCAAGAAATCTGCTGTCCTCGATGCCGATGGGTGCAGTGATCTTGCTAAGAGGAGACTTACCTGGGAATGCTCTTCGTTACATTCATTATTGCGAAGGGATGAGGCCAGATATCACATTAGTGGACCAGGAG ATGATGACTTATGAGTGGTATTTACCCAAGCTGGCAAAGCATTTACCTGGCATTTATTTTCCTGGGAACCGGTGGAATCCTGTGGAAGGAGTATTACCTGATGGGACACTTGCTTTTAATCTCCATCGTTTCCTCAAAGTAAATAAACA TAAGGAAGTGTTTGTCTGCATAGGTCTTCATGAAGGGGACTCAACGTGGAGAAAGAGCTATTTGCTTTGGCCATGGGGTACTTGTGAAAAGTTGGTTCCTTCTGAAGTTGTCTTTGACCCAGGAGAGTGGATTCGTCTTACAAGAAGTCTCTATAACTGGACTGAAGACTATGGAAG GTTCAAGCCCTCTTCCTGGGAAGCTGTCGCGAATGAGGAGATGTGGCAAGCCAG gATGAAAACAGCTTTCTTTATATTTGACCTTGCAGAAACTGCCAGTgtgactgcagaaataaaatcacAACTTTACACATTTGCGTACGCT TCATACAAAGAAATTATCAACTCTCATCCAAAGCATCCTGTGAACTGGCACAAAAACTATGCAATAGCTTGTGAAAGGATGCTGCGTCTCCACCGGGTGGATGTGGATCCTGAAGCATTGCTCTCTGAAACTATTAAACATTTCCTTCTGTACACTGAGAAAGCAGAGGACGATCCCCAGCGACAAGATATTCTGCAGGCTGTAAAACACCTGAAGAAAGAACTGCAGGTGctgaggaaaatgaagaaaaaagatctgAAGCAGCAAGCTGTATAG